The sequence TGTGGAAGCCCAAGCCATAGACCGGGCTCATCGTATCGGGCAGAAAAGCACCGTCATTACCTATCGCTTCATATCTAAAAACACCGTAGAAGAAAAAATACTGGCTCTTCAACAATCCAAGAGCCGGCTTGCCGAAGAGCTAATTACTGTGGAAGAAGGCTTTATGAAATCGCTTTCTCCCGAAGACATTATGATGTTGCTCAATTGATGCGTTCGAGAGCCATAATGCCGGTGGTAACTGCTGCCTGCGCCTCTTCATACATCTTCCAAATGCGGAGGCGCTCTTCTTCTTCAATACGACGCCTTTCTTCCTCTATCTGGGCAAGCCTTGCCTTCGATGTCAAGGGGACTATTGCATTCAAACGGACGGTGCTTTTAATTGCTCCCACCTCTATGCGTATCGAGTTGGGCTGATAATTCGTTGCTGTACCTTTTACAAAATAGCTTCCCGATAAGTCATTGATTACCAAACTGAACTCTCCTTTGTTTGTAGAGCGTCCTTGGGCAAGTACTTCCCCTTTGGCATTGGTTACCACCACACTGCCCTCAATGGCTGCCTGCGTGTGTGCGTCTATGAGCTTACCGGCAAGCAGCACCGTGGGTTGGGGTTTTAGTGCCGGATTGGCTTTCTCTACATTGGCATAGAACAAATCGCCATTGCGCGTGAAATAAGCTTCTGTGCCATCAGCAGTGATGATAAAACATTCATCATCGCCGGCGGTGTTGAAAGGACTTCCTATATTGACTACTTCACCAAATTGCTCTTCGCTGTACATAACCACCTTGAATATATCGAGCCCGCCAAAACCGCCATAACCGTCCGAAGAGAAAAAGAGGGTTTTACCATCGCCGGCAATAAAGGGGTGTCTGTCGTTGCCCGGTGTGCTGATGGGCAGCTTACGCAGGTAAGACCACTTACCGCGGGCGTCGCGCCGGCTGTAATACAGGTCCATGTTGCCATAATAAGGACCCGTGGCAACGATGAACAGATTGCCATCAGGCGAGACGGTCATGCCGTCGGTAGCCAGCTCTCGTCCCATGGCTGCTTGGTCTAAAAAATACTTTGTTATGCCATCGCCAAGCCCTACGGGGTTTATCCATTTGCCATTGATGATTTGTGCCATTTGGTAAGGACCTTTCTTGATTTCCCACCCTTCCCAGCTTTGAAAATACACACTGTTGCCGTCGGGCGTTACCACTGGTTCATCTTCTCCATTCCATGTATTGATAGGAGGAGGAAGACAAACCGGCGCGCTCCAAGTGCCATTTTCTTTGAGCGAATAATAAATATCGCCGTCGTATTCATAGCTGCCATCTGGGCGGCGACGAGCCTCAGACCACGGTTTCCCACCTCGAGTGGACATGAAATAGAGATAACGCCCGTCTGGGGTGATGCTCGGGTTGGTTTCTCGGAAGGGAGAATTGAGCCGATACAGGCGTTCTATACGCACGTGCTGCGGGTGGGAGAGAATACGCGCAGGTTTTTGCGCCATGCCATAAAAAGTAACGCATAGCAACAAAAACAAAGAAAGGCTACATGCAGATGACAGACGTTTCATCGGTGTAAACAGCTTGAGGTTGATTTTAAGCCTTTTGATTAAGAAGTTACAAAAAAAAGAGGGTTTAAACAACAGAAGGGCTGCCAATGGGAGCCTTTTAAATTGAATTTTTGAAGAATTCACCCCAGTTGCCTTTTAACGTGGGATGCTTGAGTGCTTCTTGCAGCTCGCTTATGAACTGTTTGCGAGGGATGAGTTCGGCGCCTAAACTTTCCAAGTACTGTGTATATACTTGGCAGTCGATGAGGTAGAAGCCTTCGTTTTCCAAGCGCCGGCACAAAGTAATAAAGCCTATCTTGGAAGCATTGCTTACAAGCGAAAACATCGATTCACCAAAAAAGACGCGCCCCAACGATAAGCCGTATAAGCCACCTACCAGCTTGCCTTCTTGCCAAACCTCTACCGAATGGGCGTATCCTATGTGGTGCATTTGAACATAAGCCTCCCGCATCTCGTTGGTAATCCATGTGCCGTGTTGCCCTTTGCGTGGTACCTGCTGGCAGTGTGCTATGACCTCTTCGAATGCCCTGTCGTAGCTGACTTCAAAAAGCCCTTTTTTGAGTATCTGACGGCTGCTTTTCGATACCTTGAGCTTCGACGGATACAGCACAAAACGAGGGTCGGGCGACCACCAAATGATGGGCTCCCCCGGATTATACCAAGGAAAAATACCGCTACGATAAGCCAAAAGCAACCTTTCGGGCGACAAATCCCCTCCAAGAGCAACAATGCCTTCTTCGCTTGCATATTCTACCGGAGGGAAACACAAACGTTCGTCCAAAAAATATATTTTTTTCATCTTCTGCT comes from Thermonema lapsum and encodes:
- a CDS encoding PD40 domain-containing protein — encoded protein: MKRLSSACSLSLFLLLCVTFYGMAQKPARILSHPQHVRIERLYRLNSPFRETNPSITPDGRYLYFMSTRGGKPWSEARRRPDGSYEYDGDIYYSLKENGTWSAPVCLPPPINTWNGEDEPVVTPDGNSVYFQSWEGWEIKKGPYQMAQIINGKWINPVGLGDGITKYFLDQAAMGRELATDGMTVSPDGNLFIVATGPYYGNMDLYYSRRDARGKWSYLRKLPISTPGNDRHPFIAGDGKTLFFSSDGYGGFGGLDIFKVVMYSEEQFGEVVNIGSPFNTAGDDECFIITADGTEAYFTRNGDLFYANVEKANPALKPQPTVLLAGKLIDAHTQAAIEGSVVVTNAKGEVLAQGRSTNKGEFSLVINDLSGSYFVKGTATNYQPNSIRIEVGAIKSTVRLNAIVPLTSKARLAQIEEERRRIEEEERLRIWKMYEEAQAAVTTGIMALERIN
- the aat gene encoding leucyl/phenylalanyl-tRNA--protein transferase, yielding MKKIYFLDERLCFPPVEYASEEGIVALGGDLSPERLLLAYRSGIFPWYNPGEPIIWWSPDPRFVLYPSKLKVSKSSRQILKKGLFEVSYDRAFEEVIAHCQQVPRKGQHGTWITNEMREAYVQMHHIGYAHSVEVWQEGKLVGGLYGLSLGRVFFGESMFSLVSNASKIGFITLCRRLENEGFYLIDCQVYTQYLESLGAELIPRKQFISELQEALKHPTLKGNWGEFFKNSI